In Opitutus sp., one genomic interval encodes:
- a CDS encoding undecaprenyl-diphosphate phosphatase produces MVGKHKLDSHGVFWEQTRVRRILFLLAVSWVSALPAFSQPVVPAADAPVAELSSRDAVILGLVEGITEFLPVSSTGHLIIASHALGLEKEEPLLDAEGEPLWYKKPSVKNPEGEPLTLKLAADTYTVVIQAGAIVAVVLIYWGQLMGILRGLMGKNSAGLRLLRNIIVACIPAVTLGLSCGKLIDKHLFSIEAVVAALVSGAVLMFAAERWRKQQPSASVGRLEPSDLSVGQSLGIGLMQCLALWPGMSRSMVTMVGGYFCGLSPSRSAEFSFLVGLPILTGAAALKSYKAGPAMIEVFGAPSVILGSLVAACAAALAVKFLVSYLSRHGLIVFAIYRLALAAVLGAWFLMT; encoded by the coding sequence ATGGTAGGGAAGCATAAACTCGACAGCCACGGTGTGTTCTGGGAGCAAACGCGGGTGCGTCGTATTTTATTTCTCCTCGCAGTAAGCTGGGTTTCCGCCCTGCCCGCCTTCTCCCAACCCGTGGTGCCGGCTGCTGATGCGCCGGTAGCAGAGCTCAGTTCACGCGATGCGGTCATACTCGGCCTCGTCGAGGGCATCACCGAGTTTCTCCCCGTATCGTCGACCGGCCACCTCATTATTGCCAGTCATGCGCTGGGACTGGAAAAAGAGGAGCCGCTGCTGGATGCCGAGGGCGAACCACTGTGGTACAAAAAGCCCTCCGTCAAAAACCCTGAGGGCGAACCGCTTACCCTTAAACTCGCGGCCGACACCTACACGGTGGTTATTCAAGCCGGTGCCATCGTCGCCGTCGTGCTAATTTACTGGGGACAACTGATGGGGATTCTGCGCGGCCTAATGGGCAAAAACAGCGCCGGACTACGCCTGCTGCGCAACATCATCGTCGCGTGCATTCCGGCGGTTACGCTGGGGCTGAGCTGCGGCAAGCTGATCGACAAACACCTATTTTCCATCGAAGCGGTCGTGGCCGCACTCGTCAGCGGTGCGGTGCTCATGTTTGCGGCGGAGCGCTGGCGCAAACAGCAGCCGAGCGCGAGTGTTGGTCGATTGGAGCCCTCAGATTTGAGCGTGGGCCAATCTCTGGGCATTGGCCTCATGCAATGTCTTGCGCTCTGGCCCGGCATGAGCCGCTCCATGGTCACGATGGTGGGCGGTTATTTTTGCGGACTGTCGCCCTCCCGGTCGGCGGAATTCAGCTTTCTGGTCGGGCTACCAATTTTGACCGGGGCCGCCGCGCTCAAGTCGTACAAAGCCGGTCCGGCCATGATCGAAGTCTTTGGGGCTCCCTCGGTGATATTGGGAAGCCTGGTCGCCGCCTGCGCGGCCGCCCTCGCCGTGAAGTTCCTCGTCAGCTACCTCAGCCGACACGGCCTGATTGTATTCGCCATTTACCGACTCGCCCTTGCCGCCGTCCTCGGTGCCTGGTTTTTGATGACCTAA
- the trpD gene encoding anthranilate phosphoribosyltransferase gives MSALIELTARLQALHDLTATEVEAAVVELASPAQADEPKAAFLSALADKGESVAEIAAFARAFRVRAIDPGVERWSAGAIDIVGTGGDMAGGFNISSMVVLTLACAGVTVMKHGNRGITSKCGSADLLAALGVNLEASPEQVCAGLDELGYAFFFAPAYHPAFRHIAPTRKLLAAQGRRTVFNILGPLINPGRPANILLGVFAEPWVSKLADVLDLLGSQAGLAAHGVIGPGCGIDELTTATSNRVRGIGRLRQVDGVWNAADYGFAASPFSDLAGGDLTTNLAIVEALLAGRAPAGLVDTIVLNTATALWITGRTASVAAGTGQARELLLGGAVRAKITATREFFKK, from the coding sequence ATGTCCGCACTCATCGAACTCACCGCCCGGCTGCAGGCGCTCCATGATCTCACCGCCACCGAGGTGGAGGCTGCGGTCGTCGAGCTGGCGTCGCCTGCGCAGGCCGATGAGCCCAAGGCGGCGTTTTTGTCGGCGTTGGCCGACAAGGGCGAGAGCGTGGCGGAGATCGCCGCGTTTGCTCGTGCGTTCCGCGTCCGCGCGATCGATCCCGGGGTGGAGCGTTGGTCGGCAGGGGCGATCGATATCGTGGGCACGGGCGGCGACATGGCGGGGGGCTTTAATATTTCGAGTATGGTGGTGCTCACGCTGGCGTGTGCGGGTGTGACCGTGATGAAGCACGGCAATCGCGGCATTACGTCCAAGTGTGGCAGCGCAGACCTGCTTGCTGCCCTGGGCGTGAATCTCGAGGCGTCGCCCGAGCAGGTGTGCGCCGGGTTGGACGAGCTCGGCTACGCGTTTTTCTTTGCGCCCGCCTACCACCCCGCGTTCCGCCATATCGCACCGACACGGAAATTACTCGCCGCTCAGGGCCGGCGCACGGTTTTCAATATTCTGGGGCCTCTCATTAATCCGGGGCGTCCCGCGAACATCCTGCTGGGCGTGTTTGCCGAGCCGTGGGTGAGCAAACTGGCGGATGTCCTCGATCTGCTGGGCTCGCAGGCCGGGCTGGCCGCCCATGGGGTCATCGGGCCGGGATGCGGTATTGATGAACTCACCACGGCGACGTCGAACCGGGTGCGGGGCATCGGCCGGTTGCGGCAGGTGGACGGCGTCTGGAACGCGGCCGATTACGGCTTTGCGGCTTCACCGTTTTCGGATCTGGCGGGAGGTGACCTCACGACCAATCTTGCGATTGTTGAGGCGCTGCTGGCGGGGCGCGCGCCGGCCGGCTTGGTGGATACCATCGTGCTCAACACGGCCACGGCACTGTGGATAACGGGGCGCACCGCATCGGTGGCGGCGGGAACGGGGCAGGCGCGTGAGTTACTACTCGGAGGCGCCGTGCGGGCCAAGATCACCGCCACGCGGGAATTTTTCAAAAAATGA
- a CDS encoding phosphoglucosamine mutase, with product MKRSYFGTDGVRGPYGGPVVNEAFAARLGEAAGRWVGGKGRVLIGRDTRASGESLARALAAGLAAAGLEPVSLGVVPTPAVCRAVRLSDAVLGVVITASHNPASDNGIKFFLGTGIKLTDEDEVSIESLLPATPSLVEAVFPAQDARADYIGAAQALLPAQALAGWRIVLDTANGATAATSPVVLRALGAEVIGLGDAPDGVNINLGVGSEHPEPLANKVRATGARLGIAHDGDGDRCLLCDETGAVVGGDEVLTLLALHALAQGRLAASTLVVTVQSNLGVDAAISAAGGRVVRTSVGDRYVSESMLAEGARLGGESSGHIICADISPTGDGLVAALKVIEVMLATGRPLSELRRVLKKFPQGTRNLKVREKRDMADCGALLGAIAAVEAELGAQGRVLVRFSGTEAKLRLLVEGPSDAVVAAGLERLAKAAGLDMDVV from the coding sequence ATGAAACGTAGCTATTTCGGCACAGACGGCGTCCGCGGTCCTTATGGTGGTCCGGTGGTGAACGAAGCGTTCGCCGCCCGCTTGGGCGAGGCCGCCGGGCGTTGGGTGGGCGGCAAGGGCCGAGTGCTCATCGGACGGGATACGCGCGCCTCGGGCGAGTCGCTGGCACGGGCCTTGGCCGCCGGTCTTGCCGCCGCCGGGCTCGAGCCGGTTTCGCTGGGTGTGGTGCCGACTCCGGCGGTCTGCCGTGCGGTGCGCCTGAGTGACGCCGTGCTCGGTGTCGTGATCACGGCCTCGCACAATCCGGCGTCAGATAATGGTATTAAGTTTTTCCTCGGTACGGGCATCAAGCTCACCGACGAGGACGAGGTGAGTATCGAGTCGCTGCTCCCGGCGACGCCCAGCTTGGTTGAGGCGGTTTTCCCGGCGCAGGATGCGCGCGCGGATTATATCGGCGCGGCCCAAGCGCTGCTCCCCGCCCAGGCGCTGGCGGGCTGGCGCATCGTTCTCGATACGGCTAATGGTGCGACGGCCGCGACCAGCCCGGTTGTACTGCGTGCGCTGGGGGCCGAGGTGATTGGCCTGGGCGACGCGCCCGATGGAGTGAACATCAACCTGGGTGTCGGCAGCGAACACCCTGAACCCTTGGCGAATAAAGTGCGCGCCACCGGGGCGCGTCTGGGTATCGCTCATGATGGCGATGGTGATCGCTGCCTGTTGTGCGATGAAACCGGCGCCGTGGTCGGGGGCGACGAGGTGCTCACCTTGCTTGCCTTGCATGCGCTCGCCCAAGGCCGTTTGGCCGCGTCCACGCTGGTGGTCACTGTGCAGAGCAACCTTGGCGTCGATGCGGCGATCTCCGCTGCGGGCGGCCGGGTGGTTCGCACCTCCGTGGGCGATCGTTACGTGAGCGAAAGCATGCTGGCGGAGGGCGCTCGGTTGGGCGGCGAGTCGAGTGGTCACATTATCTGTGCGGATATTTCCCCTACGGGCGACGGGTTGGTTGCGGCGCTTAAAGTCATCGAGGTGATGCTCGCCACGGGGCGCCCGCTCTCGGAGTTGCGCCGCGTGCTGAAGAAGTTCCCGCAAGGCACGCGCAACCTCAAGGTGCGTGAAAAACGCGACATGGCGGACTGCGGGGCTTTGCTCGGGGCAATTGCTGCGGTGGAGGCGGAGCTCGGTGCTCAGGGGCGGGTGTTGGTGCGTTTTTCCGGGACCGAGGCCAAGTTGCGCCTTTTGGTCGAAGGACCCTCGGACGCCGTTGTGGCGGCGGGGCTGGAGCGCTTGGCCAAGGCGGCGGGTTTGGATATGGATGTGGTTTAA
- a CDS encoding Hsp20/alpha crystallin family protein, producing MIPLFPLLAHTTSTPPPEDSQSARKPVYRLVENGDGYSLIVQLPGVDKAGMDVVAKNGVLSIRGRREWHKPAAWKLIHRESSDANFALEFSYDARIEADRIQAVIANGVLTVTLPKSTDGKPRQIPVT from the coding sequence ATGATCCCTCTCTTTCCCCTGCTCGCGCACACCACCAGCACTCCGCCTCCGGAGGATTCGCAGTCCGCTCGCAAGCCGGTCTACCGACTGGTCGAAAACGGGGACGGCTACAGCCTGATCGTTCAACTCCCTGGCGTCGACAAGGCCGGCATGGACGTGGTCGCCAAAAACGGCGTGCTCTCCATCCGGGGGCGCCGGGAATGGCACAAGCCGGCAGCATGGAAGCTCATTCACCGCGAAAGCTCGGACGCTAATTTCGCCCTCGAATTCAGCTATGACGCCCGAATCGAGGCCGACCGCATCCAAGCGGTCATTGCCAACGGCGTACTCACCGTAACGCTGCCCAAATCGACCGACGGCAAGCCCCGTCAAATCCCGGTAACCTGA
- a CDS encoding LacI family DNA-binding transcriptional regulator yields the protein MRWPGAGTLSSATRVTLKWIAFKAGVHITTVSLTLKDHPSRPATTRNRIKALA from the coding sequence TTGCGTTGGCCGGGGGCGGGCACGCTTTCTAGTGCTACCCGCGTTACCTTAAAATGGATCGCCTTCAAAGCGGGAGTGCACATTACCACCGTTTCGCTCACGCTCAAAGATCACCCGAGCCGGCCCGCAACCACTCGTAATCGCATCAAAGCACTCGCATAG